In Thermoanaerobaculia bacterium, the genomic stretch GCCCGCCGGAAGAGCGGGACGCTTATTCACGGCACGCTGCTCCTCCATCAGGATCCAGCCCTGTACGCCAGAGTATTTGGTGTTCGGGAAGAACGGGTTGCCCGGTCCATCGCCCCCATCCCCCTGGAAGAAAATGAAATCCCTGATCTGATCAAAGATCTGACAGGTGCATTTTCCGACGCTCTTCAAATTCCCTGCCGATCCATGGATCCACCCGAAATTCCTGAAGAATTAAAAACCCGATACCTCTCCGTCCGCTGGAATCCCCTCTTTGAAGCCTGAACCTTATTCTTGCGATCCGTTCAATTCCCGGATCACATTCCGGGCCAATGTCTGAAAGGCGATAGCCGCCGGAGAATCCGGAGCGATCATCACCAGGGGTGTGCCCTCGTCTCCGGACGGTGGAAGGGCCGGGTCGATAGGGATTTCCGCCAGGAGCGGTACATCGAGTTCTTCCCCTGTTCGGCGGCCTCCGCCCTGACGAAAAATCGGCGTCATCTCACCGCAATGGGGGCATACAAAGGTACTCATGTTTTCCACGATTCCCAGGACGGGGATCGATAGGCGTCGAAACATCTGAAGTCCCTTTCGGGCGTCCACGAGAGCGACATCCTGAGGGGTGGTCACAATGACGACCCCGGAGAGGGGCAGCGTCTGACAGAGCGTAAGCTGGGCATCGCCCGTCCCGGGAGGCAGGTCGATCACGAGAGCGTCCAGATTTCCCCACGCGACGTCTTTAATGAACTGTTCAATGGCCTTCATGACCATGAGTCCCCGCCAGATCACGGGGGAGTCGGAATCCGTGAGAAATCCGATGGACATGACCTGGATGCCATTTGCCTCCACAGGGAGGATCTTCTTTTCTTCATTCGCGTAGAGCTTTCCCTCCCGGATTCCCAGCATGATCTGCTGGGATGGACCGTAGATGTCGGCGTCCAGCATTCCGACCTTCCATCCCAGGGATTTCAGGGCGCAGGCGAGGTTTGTGGCAACGGTAGATTTTCCCACCCCTCCCTTTCCGGATGCAACAGCAATCTTATATCGAATCTGCTTGAGAAGATCACCCTCGGGATGGATAGGTCCCTGCTTCTGTGTCTGCGGTTTTTGCAGGTCCACGTCGACGGTGACGGTTTCCACCCCATCCAGGCCGGTCAGAACCTCCGTTATGCTTTCTGAAAGTTCCCGGTCCACGTTTTCCCGTTCGGAGGTCAGCTCCAGTCGGACATGGATCGCTGATCCCTCCGTGTGTATCTCCTTCACAAACCCGAAGGAGACGATGTCACGTGTCAAACCGGGGAAGGAAACGGTCTGTAAAGCCTGCAGAATCCTGTCTTTTTCAACCATCAGAGACTCCATCCCAGACGTTTCCGGGCTTCGAGCGAGGCCATGGACCGGGACCAGGGGGGATCCCAGACGATCTCCACAATGATCTCTTCGAATCCACTTCTCTGTAACGATTCTTCCACCATCTTCCTGATCTGGCTGTGGAGAGGGCATCCCCGTGTTGTGAGCGTCATTTGAATTCGCACGGAGGCTCCCTCGACATGGACACCGTAGATCAGGCCCAGATCGACAATATTGACCGGAATTTCCGGATCCATGACCGTGGATAGAATCTCCATAACTTTATCCTGCTGAAGTTGCGTCATCGTACACGTCCTCCTATCCATGTACAAACGGCAATGGGGATCACTTTCTTCCCGACCCGCCCTTCTCTTTCCGGATAGAATTCCCCATTTCCATAAATTTTTCATGCAATACATTTGTAAGAACTGAAACCCGGATGTAGCCGTGTGTCTGCAAATTCCAGGTCCAGCGACCAACCTGTTTTATGGTCAGAACTGCAGGACGAGGGTCAGAAGGCCGGCAAGGCTCCGAAATCCGTCCTGGACAAAGTCGGGAAGGACCGGACGTGACACGGCCCTTGTCAGAACAAGGGCCGTGCACAAAAGCGAACCGAGGAGAAGGAGAGAGGCTCCCAGTCGACGTCTCACTCGAGATCTTTCTCCTTCCGTTTCAGTTCACCTCGTTTCAGCTCGTCCACCTTCAACGTCGGGGTGATCGTACCCTTCTGCTGGGGAACCGGTGGACGCGTAGTTCGATCCATCACGTTGATCTGAACCGGAACGTTGATCTTTGCATAGTTTTTATCACTCGTAAAAACGGTGAGTGAACCCTGAAGGTCAAGGTCATCTTTGACCTCTCCCGTGTAATGCAAAAGAATCTGGTAGGATGATCCTTCCCGGATGGTCTTCCTTTCAATCTCCAGAGAAGGCACGTCCGTTGTCACATTTTCCACGGTAAAATCGGTGGCATCATGCTTGTTGACCGTTACGGCATAGGTGGTTCCAGGATAGACTGGGTCCACACCTCCGTCTTCGATCCAACCTTCCCCTACTCCGGGGATCCAGATCTTATACCAGCCGTCGCGGGTTTCGCGGACATTCAATGTCGTGCCCGGCTCAGCCACATGAATGACTTCGGCGTCAGCCTGCGGTTCCTTGTGAATGCTGACTTTTACATCCTTCACCCTGGCCTGATAGGCCTGGGTCCGAATGGTCATGCGGACCTGGTTGGGAATCGCGGAGACAAGCGGGTTC encodes the following:
- a CDS encoding Mrp/NBP35 family ATP-binding protein, giving the protein MVEKDRILQALQTVSFPGLTRDIVSFGFVKEIHTEGSAIHVRLELTSERENVDRELSESITEVLTGLDGVETVTVDVDLQKPQTQKQGPIHPEGDLLKQIRYKIAVASGKGGVGKSTVATNLACALKSLGWKVGMLDADIYGPSQQIMLGIREGKLYANEEKKILPVEANGIQVMSIGFLTDSDSPVIWRGLMVMKAIEQFIKDVAWGNLDALVIDLPPGTGDAQLTLCQTLPLSGVVIVTTPQDVALVDARKGLQMFRRLSIPVLGIVENMSTFVCPHCGEMTPIFRQGGGRRTGEELDVPLLAEIPIDPALPPSGDEGTPLVMIAPDSPAAIAFQTLARNVIRELNGSQE
- a CDS encoding SH3 domain-containing protein, whose product is MKATIKTVFTLVPERVSFTGYETKGGDQTVTVKHTDGKTFKLLGLEAKPDYMEVSSDPAWGTAITEGQTATLSLKVKPDAPTGNLSSKITIKTDVPDMPLLVVDAFVRMNPLVSAIPNQVRMTIRTQAYQARVKDVKVSIHKEPQADAEVIHVAEPGTTLNVRETRDGWYKIWIPGVGEGWIEDGGVDPVYPGTTYAVTVNKHDATDFTVENVTTDVPSLEIERKTIREGSSYQILLHYTGEVKDDLDLQGSLTVFTSDKNYAKINVPVQINVMDRTTRPPVPQQKGTITPTLKVDELKRGELKRKEKDLE
- a CDS encoding iron-sulfur cluster assembly protein → MTQLQQDKVMEILSTVMDPEIPVNIVDLGLIYGVHVEGASVRIQMTLTTRGCPLHSQIRKMVEESLQRSGFEEIIVEIVWDPPWSRSMASLEARKRLGWSL